From the Planktothrix tepida PCC 9214 genome, one window contains:
- a CDS encoding hybrid non-ribosomal peptide synthetase/type I polyketide synthase, with protein MDSTKKAYFPLSFEQERMWVLDQLKPGNPAYNIRGAIQITGLINADILKQSLNEIIRRHEILRTTFDVIDQQPRQIINSPFNVELRPVDLQKLGAPEQNQEAQRLATQFVQQPFNLNQAPPWRVLWLRMEATRHLMVLSMHNIICDGDGSMGIFFREMATLYEAFATGEQSPLSELPIQYKEFALGQQQQRQGEILETQLSYWKQQLGNNLPVLQLPIDHSRSSIQTYAAACCELKLNIQLSQQLKLLSQQQDVTLFTLLLSVFKILLYRYTNQEDIIVGFSVKNCNLNDTSRIIGYFGNPVVLRTDMAGNPTFLHLLSRVSSVVGDAHKHQDYPFQKLVEELKPERDLSFSPLFQVLFSLRDDLMPTLEFPSLTLTPVDVESTTVPYDWFVSVKDTDQGLVWRWEYNSDLFESATINRIIKHFHNLLENIVVNPQQPIGELSVLTEVERNQLLVDYNNTKIEYPQVCLHHLVELQVQKTPESVAVVYENQQLTYQELNQRANQLAHYLQKLGVQTESLVGICIERSLLMVIAILAVLKSGGAYVPLDPAYPKERLEYMASDANVQLLLTSETLLSASSAIAELATNHHLVCLDQDWQIISHQPQENLDSSVSPHHLAYVIYTSGSTGKAKGVMMEHKALVNMISWHLQNRTVGVKTLQFASISFDLSCHEIFSTWCSGGTLVLISEEVRHSPVDLLRTINQTGIEKLYLPFVALQQLIEVIDEQTIPITIREIITAGEQLQITPKISKFFQQTGCTLHNHYGATEVPEIATFTLTGNAVSWVTLPPIGRPINNIQIYILDEFYQPVPLGVPGSLYVGGEGIARGYFNKPELTQERFIPNPFGAGILYKTGDLARYLSDGNIEHLGRADRQVKIRGFRIELGEIEGLLAKHPDVRENAVIAREDSPGDKRLIAYVVHKDGVNIPLELTLRHYLKEHLPDYMMPAAIVVLEKMPLTPSGKVDRRVLPKPNQSRPEVQETLVIPQSETEKLIAQVWQEVLQLEEMGIHDNFFDLGGNSLLLIQVHKKLIDSFGAGLSTITLFQYPTIYTLAQYLSQTPAEQSTINSKKPAKKPADQHTDIAIIGMSGRFPGAENIEAFWQNLRDGIESIDFFSDEEIELEDSSLLQQPNYIKANSILPNIDLFDAEFFNYSPKEAEITDPQQRIFLECAWNAFENAGYNPKTYQGAVGVYGGASISTYLINNICPHLGFSPHRPFLSHRLFRGANEFQVEQGNGGDHLPMRVSYKFNLTGPSVNVQTTCSTSLVAVHLACESLQRGECDMALAGGISISVPQKVGYLYHNGMILSPDGHCRAFDAQAQGTVFGNGCGIVILKRLDDAIADGDNIYAVIKGSAINNDGALKVGYTAPSVEGQARVIAEALAVAEVDSSTVSYVETHGTATPLGDPIEVAALTQAFRENTKMRKNGFCAIGSVKTNVGHLDEAAGITGLIKTVLALQHQSIPPSLHFTKPNPNIDFANSPFYVNTTLSDWQAKDTPRRAGVSSFGIGGTNCHVVLEEAPDNTANTIKTDRTLHLLTLSAKTDQALADLVRRYLTYLESEPNADLTDICFTANTGREHFNHRTCLVAGSKQQLTEQLLRWVNSPEKPDIPVPKADSKKRIAFLFTGQGSQYVGMGRQLYETQPTFRKILDQCDEILRPDLKVPLQSILYPDSESTYSQLNETIYTQPALFALEYALAQLWKSWGIEPDVVMGHSVGEYVAAAVAGVFSLEDGLKLIAARGRLMQALPQDGEMVALLASEQQALAAIAPYKAEVSIAAINAPSSVVISGKREAIRAIVNNLEASGIKTQKLNVSHAFHSPLMQPMLAEFEQVARQVKFSAPQIKLNSNVTGTLLSSEIATPEYWCRHILMPVKFAASMENLAQQDIEVFIEIGSKPILLGMGRQCLSTDAPWRVSTGLWLPSLRPDQEDWHSLLTSLGQLYRSGLPIDWVGFDRDYQRRRQALPTYPFQRQRYWVESQPKDNTQGQVLFAPNPTVHPLLGQQISLPGTQQIRFQVQISKNSPSWLQDHRVFETTIVPGTAYIEMALAAGVAVAKTLDLTVENVLIRKALTLPEDGSYKLVQLVLTPVENLRHTFEIFSLETVTEGDQQQSSWILHTSGTLLVQANQLLDETPDQTIDLATLKHQCQQEISPELLYQRHREQNIDYGLSFRAMAQVWRNETAALGKICLPEQVRTQKSEYHIHPILLDTCLQILDATLIEDNHQNTYVPVGVERLRVYARPGDELWCYAQLNEQEDKQLAISGNFYLFNLSGQIIATVAGVRLKRTISEAMIGAADKSWQDWLYEVNWQAQGRFGLLPNYLPTTAAVSSRLQFQLAQLLDTTSLKIYGQAFTHIEALSVTYIRAALQEMGWEFQLGASFSTEQLAEHLQVIPEHRRLLNRLLEILAEVGIIQCVGQQWEVVCFGEIPDPQQQRSALSCSEAEAEITLLDRCGSNLAQVLQGKCDPLQLLFPNGDTTALTQLYQYSPIMQVTNTLVQQAVLAVRECLPKGRGCRILEIGAGTGSTTSYLLPHLDPHHTEYVFTDIGAFFVTKAQERFKDYPFVGYQVLDIEQDPRQQGFEPSQFDVIVAVNVLHATTDLRQTLKNTRQLLAPGGMLILMEDTAPQRWMDLTFGLTEGWWKFSDVDLRPSYLLLNPAQWQELLLETGFEQVQTISTTWPTNAQEISLPQETVILAKATGNTFVPQPRNWLILADNQGTGQQLSELCCHQGEVCTLVFCSQEYQQINSREFSIDPGNPSHFQQLLQAISPVAIVVNLWSLDTPKNLSEISLEKTYLKNCGSTLYLIQALLNHYRETPRLWLVTQGAQAVNASVTQVAQSTLWGMGKVIALEYPELNCVRVDLDPQATREWGQTLYDEILSSLLAKDTEDQVAFRDRLRYVPRLVRFPEMKPQKPLNLPPDSTYLITGGLGGLGLLVAQFLVERGAKHLVLLGRSEVKPDITHQLLEIEKAGANVIVFKTDVSDTQQVMQMLAEVEQSLPPLRGIIHAAGVLDDGVLLQQNWQRFNRVLAPKVQGAWNLHHLTQNQPLDFFVLFSSATSVLGNTGQANHAAANAFLDALASYRRMQGLPGLSINWGVWAEVGAVARLGLVEQLSRQGEESIDPKQGLQILEQLLLDPPVQVGVMPINWAKFWQQQRASQPFFAKMVQENQDLGSKERTQTPQSNVDSLNSALLSGTPAERAMLLESRITEQVASVLGVDRTRLDRQKSLTHFGLDSLMAIDLRNRLNNATGLNLPLIKIMQGLSISSLVELILEQLTLADVILSAPPATELSDDMEEITL; from the coding sequence ATGGATTCAACTAAAAAAGCATATTTTCCTTTATCTTTTGAACAAGAGCGGATGTGGGTTCTAGATCAACTAAAACCTGGTAATCCAGCCTATAACATCCGGGGAGCGATTCAAATTACAGGTTTGATTAATGCAGACATACTAAAGCAAAGTCTCAATGAAATTATTAGGCGGCATGAAATTTTACGCACTACCTTTGATGTCATTGATCAACAACCCAGACAGATAATTAATTCGCCATTTAACGTAGAGTTACGCCCAGTAGACTTACAAAAACTAGGTGCTCCTGAACAAAACCAAGAAGCTCAACGACTAGCTACCCAATTTGTACAGCAACCCTTCAACCTCAATCAGGCGCCACCCTGGCGAGTTCTGTGGTTGCGGATGGAAGCAACCAGACACCTAATGGTGTTGAGTATGCACAACATCATCTGTGATGGTGATGGGTCTATGGGTATATTTTTCCGAGAGATGGCGACGCTGTATGAAGCGTTTGCTACAGGTGAACAGTCCCCACTTTCAGAACTACCCATTCAGTATAAAGAATTTGCTCTTGGGCAGCAGCAACAACGACAAGGGGAGATTCTCGAAACTCAACTCAGCTATTGGAAGCAGCAACTTGGGAATAACTTACCCGTATTACAACTACCCATCGATCACTCAAGGTCATCTATTCAAACTTATGCAGCAGCTTGTTGTGAACTAAAGTTGAACATACAACTCAGTCAGCAACTTAAGCTTCTGAGTCAGCAGCAAGATGTTACCCTATTTACGCTCCTACTATCGGTCTTCAAAATATTACTCTACCGTTACACTAACCAGGAGGATATCATAGTCGGTTTCTCCGTAAAAAATTGTAATTTGAATGATACAAGCCGCATAATAGGTTACTTTGGAAACCCAGTGGTGCTACGGACTGATATGGCGGGTAATCCCACCTTTCTCCACCTATTGTCTCGCGTCTCTAGCGTTGTCGGCGATGCCCACAAGCACCAGGATTATCCTTTCCAAAAATTAGTGGAGGAGCTAAAACCAGAGCGAGATCTGAGTTTCTCTCCCTTATTCCAGGTGTTATTTAGTTTGCGGGATGACCTCATGCCAACCCTGGAATTTCCGTCTCTCACCCTCACGCCTGTGGATGTGGAATCAACAACAGTACCCTATGATTGGTTTGTTTCTGTTAAAGATACAGACCAAGGATTAGTGTGGAGGTGGGAATATAATAGTGATTTATTTGAATCAGCTACAATAAATCGTATAATTAAACATTTTCATAATTTACTAGAAAATATTGTTGTTAATCCCCAACAACCTATTGGCGAACTATCAGTTTTAACTGAAGTAGAACGCAATCAATTGCTGGTAGATTATAACAATACAAAAATAGAATATCCGCAAGTTTGCCTCCATCATTTAGTTGAACTTCAAGTTCAAAAAACTCCTGAATCTGTTGCGGTCGTTTACGAAAACCAGCAGTTAACTTATCAGGAACTCAATCAACGGGCTAATCAATTAGCGCATTACCTCCAGAAGTTGGGAGTACAAACAGAAAGCTTAGTTGGTATTTGTATAGAGCGTTCACTCTTGATGGTAATAGCCATCTTAGCGGTGCTAAAGTCTGGCGGTGCTTATGTGCCATTAGATCCAGCCTATCCCAAAGAACGTTTGGAATACATGGCGTCAGATGCTAATGTACAACTGCTACTGACTAGCGAAACATTATTAAGTGCATCATCAGCCATCGCAGAGTTAGCGACAAACCACCACCTAGTTTGTCTGGATCAAGATTGGCAGATCATTTCTCACCAACCTCAAGAAAATTTAGATAGCTCGGTTAGTCCCCATCATTTAGCCTACGTCATTTACACCTCCGGTTCCACAGGTAAAGCTAAAGGTGTGATGATGGAACACAAGGCGCTGGTTAATATGATTAGCTGGCATCTCCAAAATCGAACAGTGGGAGTTAAGACCCTACAATTTGCTTCCATCAGCTTTGATCTCTCCTGCCATGAAATCTTTTCCACTTGGTGTTCGGGTGGAACATTGGTGTTAATTTCTGAGGAAGTCCGCCATAGTCCTGTAGACTTGTTAAGGACAATTAATCAAACCGGAATCGAAAAACTGTATCTTCCCTTTGTTGCTCTACAGCAGTTGATAGAAGTGATTGATGAGCAGACTATTCCTATTACTATACGCGAGATAATCACTGCTGGTGAACAGTTGCAAATCACACCGAAAATTAGCAAATTTTTCCAGCAAACGGGTTGCACTCTGCACAATCATTATGGTGCAACCGAGGTTCCAGAAATTGCAACTTTCACCTTGACAGGAAATGCAGTAAGTTGGGTCACACTTCCTCCCATCGGTCGTCCAATTAATAATATTCAGATTTATATTCTCGATGAATTTTATCAACCTGTGCCTCTAGGAGTTCCAGGCTCACTATATGTAGGCGGTGAAGGAATTGCCAGAGGGTATTTCAACAAACCAGAATTAACTCAAGAAAGATTTATTCCTAACCCTTTTGGTGCTGGTATTTTATACAAAACCGGGGATTTAGCTCGTTACTTAAGTGATGGGAATATCGAACATCTTGGCCGTGCAGATCGGCAAGTAAAAATTCGGGGTTTCCGCATTGAGTTGGGCGAAATTGAGGGATTATTAGCAAAACATCCAGATGTTCGAGAAAACGCAGTTATCGCCCGGGAAGATAGTCCCGGCGACAAAAGATTAATTGCTTATGTTGTACACAAGGACGGGGTAAACATTCCTCTGGAGTTAACCTTACGCCATTATCTCAAAGAACACTTACCCGATTACATGATGCCAGCCGCAATAGTGGTGCTGGAAAAAATGCCTCTGACACCCAGTGGTAAAGTAGACCGCCGTGTCCTTCCTAAACCTAATCAATCTCGGCCAGAGGTACAGGAAACGTTAGTCATCCCCCAATCTGAAACCGAGAAACTCATTGCTCAGGTTTGGCAAGAAGTATTGCAATTAGAGGAGATGGGAATTCATGATAACTTCTTCGACTTGGGTGGTAATTCCTTACTTTTAATTCAAGTCCATAAAAAATTAATTGACAGCTTTGGTGCAGGGTTATCAACTATCACCTTGTTTCAATATCCCACTATATATACTTTAGCCCAATACTTAAGTCAAACTCCAGCAGAACAATCAACTATAAACAGCAAAAAGCCAGCCAAAAAACCTGCTGACCAACACACAGATATTGCGATTATTGGGATGTCTGGTCGGTTTCCGGGAGCCGAGAATATTGAAGCATTCTGGCAAAATTTGCGCGATGGAATAGAATCAATTGATTTCTTTTCGGATGAAGAAATTGAACTAGAAGATTCTAGCTTGCTTCAACAACCGAATTACATTAAAGCAAATTCTATTTTGCCCAATATTGATTTGTTTGATGCCGAATTTTTCAACTATTCTCCTAAAGAAGCCGAAATCACAGACCCGCAACAAAGGATTTTCTTAGAATGCGCTTGGAATGCTTTTGAAAATGCGGGTTACAACCCTAAAACTTATCAAGGAGCAGTAGGGGTTTATGGGGGTGCGAGTATCAGCACTTATTTGATTAACAATATTTGTCCCCACCTTGGGTTCTCTCCCCATCGCCCCTTCCTCAGCCATCGCTTGTTTAGAGGAGCAAATGAATTTCAAGTGGAACAGGGTAATGGGGGCGATCATTTACCCATGCGCGTCTCCTACAAATTCAACTTGACTGGGCCGAGTGTTAATGTTCAAACCACCTGTTCTACTTCATTAGTTGCCGTTCATTTGGCTTGTGAAAGTTTGCAGCGTGGAGAATGCGACATGGCTCTAGCCGGAGGGATTTCGATTAGCGTTCCTCAAAAGGTAGGCTACCTTTACCACAATGGCATGATTTTGTCCCCTGACGGGCATTGTCGAGCGTTTGATGCCCAAGCTCAAGGAACGGTGTTTGGTAATGGTTGTGGAATTGTGATTTTGAAGCGGTTAGATGATGCGATCGCCGATGGCGACAACATCTATGCGGTGATTAAAGGTTCAGCTATTAATAACGATGGTGCGTTGAAAGTCGGTTATACCGCTCCTAGTGTAGAAGGACAAGCAAGGGTTATTGCTGAAGCATTGGCTGTGGCTGAAGTTGACTCTAGCACGGTGAGTTATGTGGAAACCCACGGAACTGCAACGCCTTTGGGAGACCCAATTGAAGTTGCAGCCCTGACTCAAGCTTTCCGAGAAAATACAAAGATGAGAAAAAACGGCTTTTGTGCAATTGGCTCTGTTAAAACTAATGTTGGACATTTAGATGAGGCGGCGGGAATCACAGGTCTGATTAAAACCGTTCTGGCCCTTCAACATCAATCCATCCCCCCCAGCCTTCACTTTACAAAGCCGAATCCCAATATTGATTTTGCCAATAGTCCCTTCTACGTTAATACGACACTCTCAGACTGGCAAGCCAAGGATACGCCTCGCCGTGCTGGTGTTAGTTCTTTTGGTATAGGTGGTACCAATTGTCATGTAGTGCTAGAAGAAGCACCCGACAACACAGCCAACACAATCAAAACTGACAGGACGCTGCATCTTTTAACGTTGTCGGCAAAAACAGATCAGGCACTTGCCGATTTAGTGCGGCGTTATCTGACTTATCTGGAGTCCGAACCGAATGCAGACCTAACAGATATTTGTTTCACAGCCAATACAGGACGAGAACACTTTAATCATCGCACTTGCCTGGTTGCTGGTTCCAAACAGCAGCTTACCGAACAATTACTTCGTTGGGTAAATAGCCCGGAAAAACCGGACATACCCGTTCCCAAAGCCGATTCTAAGAAACGAATTGCCTTTCTATTCACAGGACAAGGTTCCCAGTATGTAGGGATGGGGCGTCAACTGTACGAAACCCAACCCACCTTCCGAAAAATCCTAGATCAGTGTGACGAGATTCTCCGTCCTGATCTGAAAGTCCCCTTGCAGTCGATTTTATATCCCGATAGCGAGTCTACTTATTCTCAGTTAAACGAGACAATCTACACTCAACCCGCCCTATTCGCACTAGAGTATGCCTTAGCTCAGTTGTGGAAATCCTGGGGAATTGAACCTGATGTTGTCATGGGCCACAGTGTCGGCGAATATGTGGCAGCCGCTGTGGCTGGGGTATTCAGCTTAGAAGACGGGCTAAAACTGATTGCCGCGAGGGGACGCCTGATGCAAGCCTTACCCCAAGACGGTGAGATGGTAGCACTTTTGGCCAGTGAACAACAAGCATTAGCTGCGATCGCACCTTATAAGGCAGAAGTCTCCATTGCGGCTATTAATGCTCCTTCTAGCGTCGTCATTTCTGGAAAGCGAGAAGCCATTAGAGCCATTGTCAACAACCTAGAAGCATCTGGAATCAAAACCCAGAAATTAAATGTCTCCCATGCCTTCCACTCGCCCTTGATGCAGCCGATGTTGGCAGAATTTGAGCAAGTGGCACGACAAGTCAAATTTTCTGCACCGCAGATCAAACTGAATAGTAATGTTACCGGGACACTTTTGAGTTCTGAAATAGCCACTCCTGAATATTGGTGTCGTCATATCCTCATGCCCGTTAAATTTGCGGCGAGTATGGAAAACCTTGCACAGCAAGACATAGAGGTGTTCATCGAAATCGGGTCGAAGCCGATATTATTAGGAATGGGTCGTCAGTGTCTAAGTACAGACGCGCCATGGCGCGTCTCTACAGGGTTATGGCTACCCAGTTTACGTCCTGATCAAGAAGATTGGCACTCACTTTTAACCAGCTTAGGGCAACTCTATAGGTCGGGATTGCCGATCGATTGGGTCGGTTTTGACCGAGATTATCAGCGCCGTCGCCAAGCTTTACCGACTTATCCTTTCCAGCGACAGCGCTATTGGGTAGAAAGCCAACCCAAGGACAATACTCAAGGGCAGGTTCTTTTTGCCCCAAACCCGACCGTTCATCCCCTGCTCGGGCAACAAATCTCTTTACCGGGAACGCAGCAAATTCGCTTCCAAGTTCAAATCAGCAAAAACTCCCCATCATGGCTGCAAGATCATCGGGTATTTGAGACGACAATTGTGCCGGGAACCGCCTATATCGAGATGGCTTTAGCCGCTGGGGTAGCAGTTGCCAAAACCCTCGACCTCACCGTAGAAAATGTTTTAATTCGCAAGGCACTAACTTTACCCGAAGACGGCTCTTACAAGCTTGTCCAGTTGGTGTTAACGCCTGTAGAAAATTTGAGACATACATTTGAGATTTTTAGTCTGGAAACGGTAACAGAAGGAGATCAACAGCAGTCTTCGTGGATACTCCATACATCGGGTACGCTGCTTGTTCAAGCCAATCAATTGCTTGATGAAACCCCAGATCAAACCATAGATTTGGCAACATTAAAACATCAATGCCAGCAAGAGATTTCCCCGGAACTGTTATACCAGCGCCACCGCGAGCAAAACATTGACTACGGACTCAGCTTCCGGGCGATGGCGCAAGTATGGCGAAATGAAACAGCAGCGCTAGGGAAGATCTGCTTACCAGAACAAGTCAGAACACAGAAGAGTGAATACCACATACACCCAATCTTGTTAGATACTTGTTTACAAATTTTAGATGCCACATTAATAGAAGATAACCATCAGAATACCTATGTGCCAGTCGGTGTAGAACGGTTGCGAGTTTATGCTCGTCCTGGTGATGAATTATGGTGTTATGCTCAGTTAAACGAGCAAGAAGATAAACAACTAGCGATTAGTGGAAATTTCTACCTATTTAACCTCAGTGGGCAGATAATTGCCACCGTAGCAGGAGTCCGACTCAAACGCACGATCAGTGAAGCAATGATTGGTGCTGCGGACAAGTCTTGGCAAGATTGGCTGTATGAGGTTAACTGGCAAGCTCAAGGGCGTTTTGGTCTTTTACCCAATTATCTACCAACGACCGCCGCCGTGAGTTCGCGACTTCAGTTCCAACTTGCTCAGTTGTTAGATACAACAAGCTTGAAAATTTATGGGCAAGCTTTTACTCACATCGAAGCCCTCAGTGTGACATATATCAGGGCAGCTTTACAGGAAATGGGGTGGGAGTTCCAATTGGGAGCTTCTTTCTCCACCGAGCAATTAGCAGAACACTTGCAAGTCATCCCTGAGCATCGAAGACTACTAAATCGGTTACTGGAAATTTTGGCAGAAGTTGGAATAATTCAATGTGTTGGCCAGCAATGGGAAGTCGTCTGCTTCGGTGAAATTCCAGACCCACAGCAACAGAGGAGTGCCTTATCCTGTTCAGAAGCGGAAGCGGAAATTACTCTGCTCGATCGCTGTGGTTCCAATCTAGCCCAAGTGCTACAAGGAAAGTGCGATCCATTACAGCTACTATTTCCTAATGGTGACACGACCGCTTTAACTCAACTGTACCAGTATTCTCCAATTATGCAGGTGACGAATACACTGGTGCAACAAGCGGTGTTAGCAGTGAGAGAGTGTTTGCCAAAAGGGCGAGGGTGTCGAATTCTCGAAATTGGGGCAGGTACTGGCAGTACAACGTCATACCTTTTACCGCATCTTGATCCCCACCACACAGAATACGTCTTTACTGACATTGGTGCCTTTTTCGTCACTAAAGCCCAGGAAAGGTTTAAGGATTACCCATTTGTTGGTTATCAAGTTTTGGATATTGAACAAGATCCACGCCAACAAGGATTTGAACCATCACAGTTTGATGTGATTGTGGCAGTGAACGTCTTACACGCGACAACCGATCTTCGGCAAACCCTGAAAAATACACGGCAGTTGTTAGCTCCGGGAGGAATGCTGATCCTGATGGAAGATACGGCCCCCCAGCGCTGGATGGATCTGACATTTGGGTTAACAGAGGGATGGTGGAAGTTTAGTGATGTCGATTTGCGACCCTCCTATCTATTGCTCAACCCTGCACAGTGGCAAGAATTGTTACTAGAAACTGGATTTGAACAAGTCCAAACGATTTCGACCACTTGGCCGACAAACGCTCAAGAAATCTCACTACCCCAGGAAACAGTAATTCTCGCAAAAGCTACAGGCAACACCTTCGTGCCGCAGCCTCGAAACTGGCTAATTCTAGCTGATAATCAAGGAACGGGTCAGCAGTTAAGTGAATTGTGCTGCCACCAAGGAGAGGTTTGTACTTTAGTCTTCTGTAGCCAAGAATATCAGCAAATAAACTCCAGGGAATTTAGTATAGATCCAGGCAATCCTAGCCATTTTCAGCAACTATTGCAGGCTATTTCCCCTGTCGCGATCGTTGTCAATTTATGGAGTTTAGATACACCGAAAAACCTCAGTGAAATCTCCTTAGAGAAAACCTACCTCAAAAACTGTGGTAGTACCTTGTACTTAATCCAAGCCCTGCTGAATCACTATAGGGAGACTCCCCGTTTATGGTTGGTGACGCAAGGCGCACAAGCCGTCAACGCATCTGTTACACAAGTCGCTCAGTCTACGTTGTGGGGCATGGGGAAAGTGATCGCCCTAGAGTACCCCGAACTTAACTGTGTACGGGTGGATTTAGATCCGCAGGCAACAAGGGAGTGGGGACAAACTTTATATGATGAAATTCTGTCTTCCCTGCTGGCAAAGGACACAGAAGACCAAGTTGCTTTTCGCGATCGCCTTCGTTATGTGCCTAGATTGGTGCGTTTCCCAGAGATGAAACCCCAAAAGCCTCTGAATTTGCCTCCAGATAGTACCTACCTCATCACTGGCGGTTTGGGAGGGCTGGGGTTACTGGTCGCCCAGTTTCTGGTAGAACGGGGAGCAAAACACTTAGTATTGCTAGGACGCAGTGAAGTTAAGCCAGATATCACTCATCAGTTACTGGAGATTGAGAAAGCGGGTGCTAATGTGATAGTATTTAAAACAGATGTATCTGATACACAACAAGTGATGCAGATGTTGGCTGAGGTTGAACAATCCTTGCCACCGTTGCGCGGAATTATCCATGCTGCGGGTGTTCTGGACGATGGTGTCCTCCTACAACAGAATTGGCAGCGCTTTAATCGGGTGTTAGCACCCAAAGTGCAAGGAGCCTGGAATCTACATCACTTAACCCAGAATCAACCTTTAGACTTCTTTGTGCTGTTCTCCTCCGCGACCTCGGTGCTGGGTAATACAGGACAAGCCAATCACGCAGCCGCAAATGCTTTTCTCGATGCTCTGGCATCTTATCGTCGAATGCAGGGACTACCGGGTTTAAGTATCAATTGGGGGGTTTGGGCTGAAGTCGGTGCAGTTGCTCGACTGGGGCTAGTTGAGCAGTTAAGCCGCCAAGGAGAGGAAAGCATTGATCCAAAACAGGGATTACAAATATTAGAGCAGTTGTTGCTAGATCCACCTGTCCAAGTGGGAGTTATGCCGATTAACTGGGCGAAATTCTGGCAACAGCAAAGAGCGTCGCAGCCTTTCTTCGCCAAGATGGTGCAAGAAAATCAGGATTTAGGTTCAAAGGAAAGGACACAGACACCACAAAGCAATGTAGATTCGTTGAACAGTGCCCTGTTGTCTGGGACACCAGCCGAGCGAGCTATGTTGTTAGAGTCTCGGATTACAGAACAAGTAGCCAGCGTATTAGGGGTTGACCGCACCAGGTTGGATAGGCAAAAGTCCCTGACTCATTTCGGGCTTGACTCTTTAATGGCGATTGATTTGCGAAATCGGCTGAACAACGCCACGGGGTTGAACTTGCCTTTAATAAAAATTATGCAAGGTTTGAGTATTTCCTCCCTAGTAGAACTCATACTTGAGCAACTCACATTGGCCGATGTTATCCTATCAGCCCCCCCTGCTACTGAACTCAGTGACGATATGGAGGAAATCACCCTATGA
- a CDS encoding phytanoyl-CoA dioxygenase family protein — translation MVNQINSHETNRENRNREEISTTHPLSPEQIAEYHAEGFVIVRGFFDPEELEPLQLACEEDPEIKGTQTSVTDHLGRTFKVATWTDLGNAMLGVIPRIARIVDAAEALLGMECYHWHSKLLRKQPHTDSVVNFHQDYWFWYYDGCLFPQLLTCTIAIDKNTKENGCLQIVKKSHLLGRLDQVSLGNDYGTEPERLEKILERLEIVHCELEPGDALFFHANTLHGSGSNYSDLPRTLIHCTYNAVSNSPFLTEGQEHHRYRPLHKLPDSILTDGGYDSIFTKHEFHAVETENGVGAGIFRRYPTEKKLV, via the coding sequence ATGGTTAATCAAATTAATAGTCACGAAACTAACCGAGAAAACCGTAATAGAGAGGAAATAAGTACAACCCATCCCCTGTCTCCAGAACAAATTGCGGAATATCACGCCGAAGGATTTGTCATCGTTCGGGGTTTTTTTGACCCAGAAGAACTTGAACCCTTACAGTTAGCTTGTGAAGAAGATCCTGAAATCAAAGGGACACAAACATCTGTCACCGACCACTTGGGCAGGACTTTTAAAGTAGCGACCTGGACTGATTTAGGCAATGCCATGTTGGGAGTTATTCCCAGAATTGCCCGAATTGTCGATGCAGCAGAGGCCCTATTGGGTATGGAATGCTACCATTGGCATTCTAAACTGCTTAGAAAGCAACCACACACGGACAGCGTAGTTAATTTTCACCAAGATTATTGGTTTTGGTACTACGATGGCTGTCTGTTTCCACAGTTGCTAACCTGTACAATTGCCATTGACAAAAATACCAAGGAAAATGGCTGTCTCCAGATCGTCAAGAAATCCCACTTACTGGGTCGTCTCGACCAAGTAAGTCTTGGTAATGATTATGGTACTGAGCCAGAGCGACTCGAAAAGATATTAGAAAGACTCGAAATTGTCCATTGTGAACTCGAACCTGGAGATGCTTTGTTTTTTCACGCCAACACGCTACACGGTTCAGGTTCAAACTATTCCGATCTACCTCGCACCCTGATTCATTGTACCTATAACGCAGTGTCAAACTCACCGTTTTTGACAGAGGGTCAGGAACACCATCGCTACCGTCCATTGCACAAGTTGCCTGACTCCATACTCACCGATGGTGGTTACGACTCAATATTTACTAAACACGAGTTTCACGCAGTGGAAACAGAAAATGGTGTTGGTGCTGGTATATTCAGACGCTACCCTACTGAAAAGAAACTTGTGTAA